The following coding sequences lie in one Anticarsia gemmatalis isolate Benzon Research Colony breed Stoneville strain chromosome 16, ilAntGemm2 primary, whole genome shotgun sequence genomic window:
- the LOC142979389 gene encoding uncharacterized protein LOC142979389 isoform X1 — protein MSVGVPDFDAAQALLDLSGVGEHRKNADGHSDESVETAKLFLSCSFVSNNEEHPPPGATPKDKVGTVIPIYLVAKDADEPSEKPMTSTPLQKRKSPDKELPRDPRVSAIQEGQVSKRTKLFKRKPIKFCPETMPVPVTVPAHVSTKVSVSVKVQASVTATLPVSAPLPKTAPLPKNKTTKSPKNKTAPASATVSVPLKVSTPVPTTSSSTSTSDIEKPIDKTNNHDKSDTNKVSEAGPRKLESPSSSSDVINREIKTRDVGTQTDDLFEFPPVDAVESTINRLCDKIKSLEAQIQTNSQLIETMNMEVSDSDDDDDDDDVEEVIPSKDRKAANISTDTNDTFNEDLDGGRGSRAKNKSGPNRAGVKSTKVLTNRNTNTDANDMVSIGYGHAKIPARIFRHINWNSYTSATRKLLTAVFSRRVLATHSLTGKPSPAFPLKPPKERLNADIVNDIVQTVVDRCNVPENVVRTSITTKCADESKMFRTRQQNKKKRKQKVNRENIPPDSESDSQ, from the exons ATGTCGGTTGGCGTACCAGACTTTGATGCTGCACAGGCACTTCTGGACCTCAGCGGTGTCGGTGAGCACAGAAAAA atgcTGATGGCCATAGTGATGAATCTGTGGAAACTGCGAAGTTATTCCTTAGTTGCTCATTTGTTTCTAATAATGAG GAACATCCACCACCCGGTGCAACCCCAAAAGACAAAGTTGGAACAGTCATTCCCATTTACCTAGTCGCCAAAGATGCTGATGAACCTTCGGAAAAGCCAATGACGTCTaca CcattacaaaaaagaaaatctccCGATAAAGAATTACCACGTGACCCCCGCGTCAGCGCCATTCAAGAAGGACAAGTTAGCAAGCGCACGAAATTATTCAAAAGAAAACCTATAAAATTTTGCCCTGAGACAATGCCAGTGCCTGTGACTGTACCAGCACACGTGTCTACGAAGGTGTCTGTGTCTGTCAAAGTACAAGCATCTGTGACAGCAACTTTGCCTGTATCTGCACCGTTGCCTAAGACTGCACCATTGCCTAAGAATAAGACAACAAAATCGCCTAAGAATAAAACTGCACCTGCTTCTGCCACTGTATCCGTGCCTCTGAAAGTGTCTACGCCCGTACCAACAACTTCTTCCTCTACATCCACATCAGACATAGAAAAACCAATAGATAAGACAAATAATCACGATAAAAGTGATACTAATAAAGTATCAGAAGCTGGACCTAGAAAACTAGAATCGCCATCGAGCAGTAGCGATGTAATTAATCGCGAAATAAAAACACGAGATGTGGGAACACAGACTGATGATCTGTTTGAATTTCCGCCAGTAGACGCAGTGGAATCCACTATAAACAGACTTTGTGATAAGATCAAGTCTTTGGAAGCGCAAATTCAGACAAATTCTCAGCTTATTGAAACTATGAACATGGAGGTTTCGGAcagcgatgatgatgatgatgatgatgacgttGAAGAGGTTATACCGAGTAAAGACAGAAAG gCTGCAAATATTAGTACTGATACAAACGACACATTCAACGAAGATCTTGATGGTGGAAGGGGTTCAAGAGCAAAAAATAAATCTGGTCCAAATCGCGCTGGTGTTAAATCTACAAAAGTACTTACCAATAGAAACACGAATACAGATGCTAATGACATG GTATCAATTGGCTACGGGCACGCAAAGATTCCAGCAAGAATATTTAGACACATCAATTGGAATTCTTATACAAGCGCAACCAGAAAACTATTGACAGCAGTTTTTTCACGCAG agTTCTTGCAACACATTCGCTTACTGGCAAGCCGTCTCCAGCTTTTCCGCTAAAGCCCCCCAAGGAAAGACTGAATGCTGATATAGTAAACGACATAGTGCAGACAGTAGTTGATCGGTGCAACGTGCCAGAAAATGTTGTAAG aaCAAGCATTACAACAAAGTGCGCTGATGAAAGCAAGATGTTCCGCACTCGCCAGCAGAATAAAAAGAAACGTAAGCAAAAAGTTAACAGAGAGAATATCCCACCAGACTCTGAATCTGACTCGCAATAA
- the LOC142979495 gene encoding uncharacterized protein LOC142979495, with product MSRVWLLVEWVDAGNDMFSSYGVVNIDTMAYDERELHPGNVIFIGVEQEAPKRAKILRISESKQYVKEHKEILERQNQQVKNMLQMCMRTIQEIKTNNPIHVSRLEAPKYDVQQASNTVAMPHVLMARKADSGSDSDEEERAQTTLPIKPVAERSSSISSFNKSIPSFSRYNRKEVKVHPVRGTLNTTQPKPRPRPPVSSTPLSAAARRNATLCYNQGTQTEQEYLQPRQVPKKKIEEMETVLKNLYTRYLSLVDQVNAMSNGSTGSTSMSESDHNEDVPAIIPNNGESDLDQRDANEPEIVQEVGAEEVLEETLQDEPLNCSNANKNEVLGNPNSLRVRRMSAQTTNNIETPMSNDSDMVPIGNGHAKVPLRLLNDIDWNSHTNATRQLLQAVFPRRVLATHCLTGKQSPAFMNRPPKKILDPKLVEDIVKMVSTRCGVPKNLVRNSITIKCTDEAKLYRKRLQYKLQRKVNENDENRPPSTPSSDDSSNIVIN from the exons ATGTCGCGTGTGTGGTTACTTGTGGAGTGGGTGGATGCTGGCAATGATATGTTTTCTTCCTATGGAGTGGTAAACATCGATACCATGGCTTATGATGAGAGAGAATTGCATCCCGGCAACGTAATTTTTATTGGTGTAGAGCAAGAAGCGCCGAAACGTGCAAAGATTTTGCGCATATCAG aaAGCAAACAGTATGTCAAGGAGCACAAGGAAATCCTGGAACGCCAGAACCAGCAGGTCAAAAATATGCTGCAAATGTGTATGCGAACTATCCAAGAAATTAAGACGAATAACCCAATACATGTGAGCAGG CTTGAGGCCCCCAAATACGATGTTCAGCAAGCAAGCAACACTGTGGCAATGCCTCACGTCTTAATGGCGAGGAAAGCCGACAGTGGCAGCGATAGTGATGAAGAGGAAAGGGCGCAAACCACGCTG CCTATCAAACCTGTGGCAGAACGTAGTAGCAGCATTTCTAGTTTTAACAAGTCTATTCCATCATTTTCTCGTTACAATCGGAAAGAAGTCAAAGTTCACCCAGTCCGCGGTACTCTAAACACTACGCAGCCTAAACCTCGACCTCGGCCTCCAGTCAGCAGCACTCCTCTCTCTGCAGCAGCACGCCGCAACGCAACATTATGTTACAACCAGGGAACTCAGACAGAACAAGAGTATTTACAACCACGCCAAGTACCAAAAAAGAAAATCGAAGAAATGGAGACGGTCCTCAAAAACCTTTATACCCGATATCTGAGCTTAGTAGACCAAGTTAATGCCATGTCGAATGGTTCGACTGGTTCCACGTCTATGTCAGAATCGGATCATAATGAAGACGTTCCTGCTATAATTCCAAATAATGGTGAATCTGATTTAGATCAAAGGGATGCTAACGAACCAGAGATTGTTCAAGAAGTTGGAGCCGAGGAAGTACTCGAAGAAACTCTACAAGACGAACCGCTTAATTGTTCAAATGCTAATAAAAATGAAGTTTTGGGAAACCCAAATTCACTGCGCGTACGCAGAATGTCGGCGcaaactactaataatatagaaacTCCGATGTCAAACGATTCTGATATG gttCCCATTGGAAACGGTCATGCTAAGGTTCCTCTAAGATTGCTGAACGATATTGATTGGAATTCACACACGAATGCTACCAGGCAGTTACTCCAGGCAGTTTTTCCGCGAAG GGTTTTAGCAACTCATTGTTTGACCGGGAAACAATCACCAGCATTCATGAATCGGCCACCTAAGAAAATTTTAGATCCCAAACTCGTCGAGGATATCGTGAAGATGGTTTCGACTCGGTGTGGTGTTCCTAAGAATCTGGTCAG GAATAGCATAACAATAAAGTGCACAGATGAAGCCAAATTGTACCGAAAGCGGCTGCAGTACAAGTTACAACGCAAAGTTAACGAGAACGACGAAAACAGGCCGCCGTCGACGCCTTCTTCCGACGATTCTTCTAAcatagtaattaattaa
- the LOC142979306 gene encoding U3 small nucleolar RNA-associated protein 14 homolog A, protein MEEIEDNEFVASEHDRLVSAITKLDKTQHITEPTRNEPTNLNSEFTLIKRSNKLNLENVAKILENTSHHTQISKKLKKTQHESKVLSKPLEKPQAERIKRATGYDETKKKVARWDPVVARGRTVDYVSFPLKHTSTKMQPTGEFLSKLKIKSDLEKELEELDPPTVMEEEEVEEPVFPMTYDEMVEHRQHLAKMRAQQSYKAAKAKRQSKIKSKKYHRVLKKEKLKQELKEFEELQKKDPEEALRKLETLEKARALERHTLRHKNTGKWAKNKLIRAKYDKEVRQQLADQLAVSRGLTKKVVDTQSSDDEAAEEVIPDIALAQDPMNPWMMQRSDKSNVNAEFDFGYKKFVQNKRKLKDDSDSESNDETDDANDKLSVLKEGINKLSQEDDQVEESGIENVTQESNEAELPQVNENVKQNIKKVKDKRIHKALIKLLGKSNAKKTVATTNWMVESADVIEPVTPDEILLAFEHNERNLEKIVGRKLKQMRNYVKKLEKASRLEHQRAVQMQNETRERNNLEYLMMKPQKVKPIIDEELIETSSKTVDESNNVEIPLSKTLKPVQPNQETTDSNIDPTRFIEVKPKYLNTAITEGVNAYDQLDDDEQVVPRVNIEEVFEEDDVVDSFRQEKEDEVNRNKLEDISLSLPGWGSWGGKGVKPQKRKRNRFIAKPAPKMPRRDENKGDIIIREYKDPKLAAHKVKDVPFPFESVKDYEASIRAPLGNTFIPEKAHKKLIRPSVITKAGTIIEPMDEEELLVPKNRKFKNEHVLKLLGQK, encoded by the exons atggAGGAAATTGAAGATAACGAGTTTGTTGCTTCAGAGCACGACCGACTAGTCAGTGCTATAACAAAGTTGGATAAAACACAACACATAACAGAGCCTACCAGAAATGAGCCTACGAATCTTAACTCAGAATTCACCCTGATAAAGAGAAGTAACAAGCTCAACCTTGAGAATGTTGCTAAGATATTGGAGAACACGTCGCACCATACACAGATTAGTAAGAAACTCAAGAAAACACAGCACGAGTCGAAGGTTTTGAGTAAACCGCTGGAGAAACCGCAGGCTGAACGTATAAAGCGGGCTACAGGCTACGACGAAACCAAGAAGAAAGTGGCAAGATGGGATCCTGTCGTGGCACGGGGAAGAACTGTGGACTATGTTTCCTTCCCATTGAAACATACTTCAACAAAGATGCAGCCCACAGGAGAGTTCTTatctaaattgaaaataaaatcagatCTTGAGAAAGAACTAGAAGAATTGGATCCTCCTACTGTGATGGAAGAGGAAGAAGTAGAAGAACCAGTATTTCCCATGACTTACGATGAAATGGTGGAACACAGACAACATCTTGCTAAAATGAGGGCTCAGCAGTCATATAAGGCTGCAAAAGCTAAAaggcaaagtaaaattaaaagcaagAAGTATCACCG GGTGTTGAAAAAGGAGAAACTCAAGCAGGAACTGAAGGAATTTGAGGAGCTCCAGAAGAAAGATCCTGAGGAAGCTCTGAGGAAACTGGAAACTCTTGAGAAAGCAAGGGCTTTAGAACGACACACCTTGAGACATAAGAATACTGGCAAATGGGCCAAGAATAAACTGATCAGAGCTAAATATGATAAAGAG GTAAGACAACAATTAGCAGATCAGCTGGCTGTTAGTAGGGGGCTAACTAAAAAAGTTGTGGACACTCAAAGCTCAGATGATGAGGCAGCAGAGGAAGTAATACCAGATATTGCATTAGCTCAAGATCCCATGAATCCCTGGATGATGCAAAGATCAGACAAATCAAATGTGAATGCAGAATTTGACTTCGGATACAAGaaatttgtacaaaacaaaagGAAACTGAAAGATGATAGTGACAGTGAATCTAATGATGAAACCGATGATGCCAATGACAAACTTAGTGTTCTAAAAGAAGGCATTAACAAATTATCACAGGAAGATGATCAAGTTGAAGAGTCTGGAATTGAGAATGTTACACAAGAAAGCAATGAAGCTGAATTACCACaggtaaatgaaaatgtaaaacaaaatataaagaaagtaaaagataaaagaatACACAAAGCCCTCATTAAGTTGCTGGGTAAATCAAATGCTAAGAAAACTGTAGCCACTACAAATTGGATGGTAGAATCAGCTGATGTTATTGAACCTGTTACTCCAGATGAAATATTACTAGCTTTTGAACACAATGAAAGGAACTTGGAAAAGATTGTTGGGAGGAAATTGAAGCAAATGAGAAACTATGTAAAAAAACTCGAGAAAGCTTCACGCTTAGAACATCAAAGGGCTGTACAAATGCAGAATGAAACAAGAGAAAGAAATAATTTAGAATACTTGATGATGAAGCCTCAAAAAGTAAAACCAATAATTGATGAAGAATTGATTGAGACAAGCTCTAAAACAGTTGATGAGAGTAACAATGTTGAAATACCTTTGTCTAAAACATTGAAACCAGTTCAACCTAACCAAGAGACTACTGACTCAAACATAGACCCTACAAGGTTTATTGAAGTAAAAcccaaatatttaaatacagcTATAACAGAAGGAGTCAATGCATATGATCAACTGGATGATGATGAACAAGTTGTTCCCAGAGTCAATATTGAAGAGGTGTTTGAGGAAGATGATGTTGTTGACAGTTTCAGGCAAGAGAAAGAGGATGAAGTTAATAGAAACAAACTTGAAGATATAAGTCTTAGTTTACCTGGTTGGGGATCTTGGGGAGGAAAAGGTGTAAAGCCACAGAAGCGTAAGAGAAATAGATTTATAGCAAAACCTGCACCTAAAATGCCACGACGTGATGAAAACAAGGGTGATATTATTATCAGAGAGTATAAAGACCCTAAATTAGCTGCACACAAAGTAAAAGATGTGCCATTCCCATTTGAAAGTGTAAAAGATTATGAAGCTTCGATTAGAGCACCTTTGGGGAACACATTTATACCAGAGAAGGCACACAAGAAACTTATTCGTCCAAGTGTAATCACCAAAGCTGGTACAATCATTGAACCGATGGATGAAGAAGAATTACTGGTTCCCAAGAACCGCAAATTCAAAAATGAACATGTTCTTAAACTTCTAGGACagaaataa
- the LSm3 gene encoding U6 snRNA-associated Sm-like protein LSm3, protein MAEDGENVSVMTVKEPLDLIRLSLDERIYVKMRNERELRGKLHAYDQHLNMVLGDAEETITTVEIDEETYEEVYRTTKRNIPMLFVRGDGVILVSPPVRVGV, encoded by the exons ATGGCTGAAGATGGTGAAAAT GTGTCTGTTATGACAGTAAAGGAACCACTGGACCTTATTAGACTCAGTTTGGATGAAAGGATATACGTTAAGATGCGCAACGAACGAGAACTACGGGGGAAGTTACAT GCTTATGACCAGCACTTAAACATGGTTCTGGGAGATGCAGAGGAAACTATCACAACAGTAGAAATAGATGAGGAGACATATGAAGAAGTATACAGAACAACAAAACGGAACATTCCAATGTTGTTTGTGAGGGGCGATGGTGTCATACTTGTATCACCACCTGTGAGAGTTggagtgtaa
- the Prp5 gene encoding pre-mRNA processing factor 5 codes for MVRSGRDRDRDRDRRRSHSRSATPDRKRRRSRSRSKDRSSKSSKRKRSRSRERESKRDRSRDRSRERDRDRDRERDRDRDRDRDRRSDKRDDKRNGSGKSSRKKSPDKEKERSKSNEKTLKTDSSEYDPGTVDKEEEQSRLEAEMQKRRDRIERWRAERKRKEIESAKKEVQKGSIVTNIQVPATKKWSLEDDSGDEAGEDGEPRERPPPEEIKEVEEDEIDPLDAYMQEVQQEVRKVNQMDQARGIINVPTTTGGTVVVVTGMAKKKVAEQKNKGELIEQNQDGLEYSSEEETEDIKDAAANLASKQRKDLAKVDHASLNYMPYRKAFYTEVSELARMTPEEVEAYRTELEGIRVKGKGCPKPIKTWAHCGISKKEMDILKKLNFEKPTPIQAQAIPAIMSGRDLIGIAKTGSGKTLAFILPMFRHVLDQPPLEDTDGPMALIMTPTRELCMQIGKDIKKFAKSLGLRVVCVYGGTGISEQIAELKRGAEMIVCTPGRMIDMLAANSGRVTNLRRVTYIVLDEADRMFDMGFEPQVMKIIDNVRPDRQTVMFSATFPRQMEALARRILQKPIEVQVGGRSVVCKDVEQHVAILEEDAKFFKLLELLGLYSQLGSIIVFVDKQENADSLLKDLMKASYSCMSLHGGIDQFDRDSTIVDFKSGKVKLLVATSVAARGLDVKQLVLVVNYDCPNHYEDYVHRCGRTGRAGNKGYAWTFLTPEQGRYAGDVLRAMELAGAAPPPDLRQLWERYKDKQEKEGKKVHTGGGFSGKGFKFDESEAQAATEKKKYQKAALGLQDSDDEDVEGDLDQQIETMLAAKKIVKEIKEPLLAAGPGAGAAAGGAADGKLELARRAASRINLAKGLGADHKGATQQAAEAILKGAPSAHTLITAKIVAEQLAAKLNTRLNYQPRDESASEPAEEVFRKYETELEINDFPQQARWRVTSKEALALISEYSEAGITVRGTYVPPGKTPPEGERKLYLAIESSQELAVAKAKSEITRLIKEELLKLQTSAHHMINKARYKVI; via the exons ATGGTTAGAAGCGG GCGTGATCGCGACCGTGATCGCGATCGGAGGAGATCCCACAGTCGGTCTGCAACGCCTGATCGTAAGAGAAGAAGGTCGAGGTCTAGGTCCAAAGACCGATCATCTAAATCATCAAAGAGGAAGCGTAGTCGTAGCAGGGAGAGAGAGTCGAAGAGAGACCGTAGTCGTGACCGAAGCAGAGAACGCGATCGGGATAGAGACCGCGAAAGGGATCGCGACAGGGATCGTGATAGAGATAGAAGAAG TGACAAGAGAGATGACAAAAGGAATGGGTCTGGCAAGTCATCCAGGAAAAAGTCACCGGACAAAGAGAAGGAAAGATCTAAGTCAAATGAGAAGACACTCAAAACTGATTCTTCTGAGTATGACCCAGGGACTGTTGACAAG GAAGAAGAACAAAGTCGTTTAGAAGCAGAGATGCAAAAGCGTCGTGATCGCATAGAGCGTTGGCGCGCCGAACGCAAACGTAAGGAAATAGAGTCTGCCAAGAAAGAGGTGCAGAAAGGCAGCATTGTGACCAACATACAAGTACCTGCTACTAAGAAATGGTCCTTGGAAGATGACTCTGGAGATGAAg CAGGTGAAGATGGTGAACCTAGAGAGAGACCTCCACCAGAGGAAATCAAAGAAGTGGAAGAAGACGAGATTGATCCTCTTGATGCATACATGCAGGAAGTACAACAG GAAGTACGTAAAGTGAATCAGATGGACCAAGCACGAGGCATCATCAATGTGCCGACTACTACTGGCGGCACTGTCGTCGTCGTCACAGGAATGGCAAAGAAGAAAGTAGCTGAACAGAAAAACAAAG GTGAACTTATTGAACAAAATCAAGATGGTCTAGAATATTCTTCTGAGGAAGAGACAGAGGATATAAAAGACGCGGCTGCAAACCTTGCATCCAAACAGAGGAAGGACTTGGCTAAAGTTGACCATGCTAGTTTGAACTACATGCCTTACAGAAAAGCTTTTTACACTGAG GTGAGTGAATTGGCAAGAATGACTCCTGAAGAAGTCGAAGCATATAGGACAGAGTTGGAAGGCATTCGCGTTAAAGGCAAGGGCTGTCCTAAACCAATAAAGACTTGGGCTCACTGTGGAATCAGTAAGAAGGAAATGGACATATTGAAGAAACTGAACTTTGAAAAACCGACGCCTATACAAGCTCAAGCTATTCCTGCTATCATGTCTGGAAG GGATCTCATCGGCATCGCAAAGACTGGATCTGGCAAAACCCTTGCATTTATTCTTCCTATGTTCCGGCACGTATTGGACCAGCCTCCGTTAGAAGATACAGATGGTCCCATGGCCCTTATTATGACGCCAACAAGAGAACTCTGCATGCAAATTGGAAAGGACATTAAAAAGTTCGCCAAGTCTCTGGGCTTGAGAGTTGTATGCGTTTATGGAGGTACTGGAATCTCTGAACAG ATAGCGGAATTGAAACGCGGTGCTGAAATGATAGTGTGCACTCCCGGCCGTATGATTGACATGTTAGCGGCTAATTCTGGCCGAGTGACGAATTTAAGACGTGTCACCTACATTGTGCTCGATGAAGCTGATAGAATGTTCGACATGGGATTTGAACCTCAg gTAATGAAGATTATAGACAATGTGAGACCAGACAGGCAGACTGTGATGTTTAGTGCTACATTCCCGCGACAGATGGAAGCTCTGGCCCGAAGGATATTGCAAAAACCTATTGAAGTTCAG GTTGGCGGTCGGAGCGTGGTCTGCAAAGATGTCGAACAGCACGTGGCCATTCTGGAAGAAGACGCGAAGTTCTTCAAACTGCTGGAGCTACTGGGCCTGTACAGTCAGCTGGGCAGCATCATCGTGTTCGTGGACAAACAGGAGAACGCAGACAGTCTGCTCAAGGACCTCATGAAGGCTTCCTACTCTTGCATGAGTTTGCATGGAG GGATTGATCAATTCGACAGGGACTCAACTATCGTGGACTTCAAGTCGGGCAAGGTGAAGCTGTTGGTCGCCACGAGTGTCGCGGCGCGGGGACTCGACGTCAAGCAATTGGTGCTCGTCGTTAATTATGACTGTCCTAATCACTATGAGGACTATGTCCATAG GTGCGGTCGCACGGGTCGCGCGGGCAACAAGGGCTACGCGTGGACGTTCCTGACGCCGGAGCAGGGCCGCTACGCCGGCGACGTGCTGCGCGCCATGGAGCTGGcgggcgccgcgccgccgcccgaccTGCGCCAGCTGTGGGAGCGCTACAAGGACAAGCAGGAGAAGGAGGGCAAGAAGGTGCACACCGGCGGCGGATTCAGCGGGAAAG GTTTCAAATTTGACGAATCGGAAGCCCAAGCGGCTACTGAAAAGAAGAAATATCAGAAGGCTGCACTTGGACTGCAAGACTCTGACGATGAGGACGTCGAAGGAGACCTTGACCAGCAGATCGAGACCATGCTCGCTGCCAAGAAAATTGTTAAGGAAATCAAG GAGCCGCTGCTGGCGGCGGGcccgggcgcgggcgcggcggcgggcggcgcggcggacGGCAAGCTGGAGctggcgcggcgcgcggcgtcgCGCATCAACCTGGCCAAGGGGCTCGGCGCCGACCACAAGGGCGCCACGCAGCAGGCCGCCGAGGCCATCCTCAAGGGCGCGCCCTCCGCGCACACGCTCATCACG GCTAAAATCGTAGCCGAACAGTTAGCGGCGAAGTTGAACACTCGTCTGAACTATCAGCCGCGGGATGAGAGCGCCTCAGAGCCGGCCGAGGAGGTGTTCCGCAAGTACGAGACCGAACTAGAGATCAACGACTTCCCGCAACAAGCTCGTTGGAGAGTCACTAGCAAG GAGGCGCTGGCATTAATCAGCGAGTATTCTGAAGCGGGCATCACGGTCCGTGGCACGTACGTCCCGCCCGGCAAGACACCACCTGAAGGCGAGCGCAAACTCTACCTCGCCATAGAAAGCTCGCAAGAACTCGCCGTAGCTAAAGCCAAGTCAGAAATAACGCGCCTCATCAAAGAAGAACTACTCAAGTTGCAGACCTCCGCTCATCATATGATCAACAAAGCCAGATACAAAGTCATATAA
- the LOC142979389 gene encoding uncharacterized protein LOC142979389 isoform X2, producing the protein MTSTPLQKRKSPDKELPRDPRVSAIQEGQVSKRTKLFKRKPIKFCPETMPVPVTVPAHVSTKVSVSVKVQASVTATLPVSAPLPKTAPLPKNKTTKSPKNKTAPASATVSVPLKVSTPVPTTSSSTSTSDIEKPIDKTNNHDKSDTNKVSEAGPRKLESPSSSSDVINREIKTRDVGTQTDDLFEFPPVDAVESTINRLCDKIKSLEAQIQTNSQLIETMNMEVSDSDDDDDDDDVEEVIPSKDRKAANISTDTNDTFNEDLDGGRGSRAKNKSGPNRAGVKSTKVLTNRNTNTDANDMVSIGYGHAKIPARIFRHINWNSYTSATRKLLTAVFSRRVLATHSLTGKPSPAFPLKPPKERLNADIVNDIVQTVVDRCNVPENVVRTSITTKCADESKMFRTRQQNKKKRKQKVNRENIPPDSESDSQ; encoded by the exons ATGACGTCTaca CcattacaaaaaagaaaatctccCGATAAAGAATTACCACGTGACCCCCGCGTCAGCGCCATTCAAGAAGGACAAGTTAGCAAGCGCACGAAATTATTCAAAAGAAAACCTATAAAATTTTGCCCTGAGACAATGCCAGTGCCTGTGACTGTACCAGCACACGTGTCTACGAAGGTGTCTGTGTCTGTCAAAGTACAAGCATCTGTGACAGCAACTTTGCCTGTATCTGCACCGTTGCCTAAGACTGCACCATTGCCTAAGAATAAGACAACAAAATCGCCTAAGAATAAAACTGCACCTGCTTCTGCCACTGTATCCGTGCCTCTGAAAGTGTCTACGCCCGTACCAACAACTTCTTCCTCTACATCCACATCAGACATAGAAAAACCAATAGATAAGACAAATAATCACGATAAAAGTGATACTAATAAAGTATCAGAAGCTGGACCTAGAAAACTAGAATCGCCATCGAGCAGTAGCGATGTAATTAATCGCGAAATAAAAACACGAGATGTGGGAACACAGACTGATGATCTGTTTGAATTTCCGCCAGTAGACGCAGTGGAATCCACTATAAACAGACTTTGTGATAAGATCAAGTCTTTGGAAGCGCAAATTCAGACAAATTCTCAGCTTATTGAAACTATGAACATGGAGGTTTCGGAcagcgatgatgatgatgatgatgatgacgttGAAGAGGTTATACCGAGTAAAGACAGAAAG gCTGCAAATATTAGTACTGATACAAACGACACATTCAACGAAGATCTTGATGGTGGAAGGGGTTCAAGAGCAAAAAATAAATCTGGTCCAAATCGCGCTGGTGTTAAATCTACAAAAGTACTTACCAATAGAAACACGAATACAGATGCTAATGACATG GTATCAATTGGCTACGGGCACGCAAAGATTCCAGCAAGAATATTTAGACACATCAATTGGAATTCTTATACAAGCGCAACCAGAAAACTATTGACAGCAGTTTTTTCACGCAG agTTCTTGCAACACATTCGCTTACTGGCAAGCCGTCTCCAGCTTTTCCGCTAAAGCCCCCCAAGGAAAGACTGAATGCTGATATAGTAAACGACATAGTGCAGACAGTAGTTGATCGGTGCAACGTGCCAGAAAATGTTGTAAG aaCAAGCATTACAACAAAGTGCGCTGATGAAAGCAAGATGTTCCGCACTCGCCAGCAGAATAAAAAGAAACGTAAGCAAAAAGTTAACAGAGAGAATATCCCACCAGACTCTGAATCTGACTCGCAATAA